From the Kitasatospora viridis genome, one window contains:
- a CDS encoding phosphotransferase family protein produces the protein MTDNPPGLDLARLRDHLGTGPLRAELIEGGRSNLTYRLTDGTEHWVLRRPPLGHVLATAHDMGREFRVLSALHGSPVPVPRPIRLTEDPEVIGAPFYLMELVEGTAHRDSAALAALGPERVRALADHLVDTLVALHAIDPQEVGLADFGRPEGFLERQVRRWSKQLDASRSREVPGIDALRDRLAAALPDSPAPALVHGDYRLDNVLVGPDDRITAVLDWEMSTLGDPLTDLGLLVMYTELADRFAGVIPGVALAPGFPGSAELVGRYAAGSGRDVSSVDWYVAFASFKLAVVLEGIHFRFQQGGTVGAGFDRVGALVPIFVQHGLDALKER, from the coding sequence ATGACCGACAACCCACCCGGACTCGACCTCGCCAGGCTGCGCGACCACCTGGGCACCGGGCCGCTGCGCGCCGAGCTGATCGAGGGCGGCCGCTCCAACCTGACCTACCGGCTGACCGACGGCACCGAGCACTGGGTGCTGCGCCGGCCGCCGCTCGGCCACGTGCTGGCCACCGCGCACGACATGGGCCGGGAGTTCCGGGTGCTCAGCGCGCTGCACGGCTCGCCGGTGCCGGTCCCCCGGCCGATCCGGCTCACCGAGGACCCGGAGGTGATCGGCGCGCCGTTCTACCTGATGGAGCTGGTGGAGGGCACCGCGCACCGGGACAGCGCCGCCCTGGCCGCGCTGGGCCCCGAGCGGGTCCGCGCGCTGGCCGACCACCTGGTGGACACCCTGGTCGCGCTGCACGCCATCGATCCGCAGGAGGTCGGCCTGGCCGACTTCGGGCGCCCGGAGGGCTTCCTGGAGCGCCAGGTGCGGCGCTGGAGCAAGCAGTTGGACGCCTCCCGCAGCCGCGAGGTGCCCGGGATCGACGCGCTGCGCGACCGCCTGGCCGCCGCCCTGCCCGACTCCCCCGCGCCCGCCCTGGTGCACGGCGACTACCGGCTGGACAACGTGCTGGTCGGCCCGGACGACCGGATCACCGCCGTGCTGGACTGGGAGATGTCCACCCTCGGCGACCCGCTCACCGACCTCGGACTGCTGGTGATGTACACCGAGTTGGCCGACCGGTTCGCCGGCGTCATCCCGGGCGTGGCCCTGGCCCCCGGCTTCCCGGGGAGCGCGGAGCTGGTCGGCCGGTACGCGGCCGGCTCCGGCCGCGACGTCTCCAGCGTCGACTGGTACGTCGCTTTCGCCAGCTTCAAGCTCGCCGTGGTGCTGGAGGGCATCCACTTCCGGTTCCAGCAGGGCGGCACCGTCGGCGCCGGCTTCGACCGGGTCGGCGCGCTGGTCCCGATCTTCGTCCAACACGGGCTGGACGCCCTCAAGGAGCGCTGA
- a CDS encoding nucleobase:cation symporter-2 family protein yields MDRQQMQESGVHPVDQVLPPGRMFAVALQHVASMYAGVAAPPLIIGAAVGLSPAQLTTLLAASLFMAGVATLLQTLGVWRIGSRLPFVNGVSFATVSPILAVVEAKKGAALPLIFGSTIIAGACCFLLAPVFCRLVRFFPPVVSGTVITLIGVSLLPVAGNWAQGGNAHAADYGSLSNLGLALLTLFSVLVLHRFLRGFLQRIAILFGLLIGTLAAIPLGKVDLAAVGRLPVFELPHPFAFGAPKFELASIVSMLVVMLVAMTESTADMIALGEVVERPADDRTIAGGLRADGLATAVGAVFNGFICSAFAQNIGLVALTRIRSRFVVALGGGFLVVMGLMPVVGGLVSLVPQPVLGGAGVVLFGSVAVAGIRTLSKADLSIGSNAMIVAVSLAFGVVPIAYPSFYHALPEQVSTLLSSGISAGCLLAIVLNLLFNHLGRGREVPPAYVPEQQIAALGAVGDH; encoded by the coding sequence ATGGACCGTCAGCAAATGCAGGAGTCCGGCGTGCACCCGGTGGACCAGGTGCTGCCGCCCGGGCGGATGTTCGCCGTGGCACTGCAGCACGTGGCGAGCATGTACGCCGGGGTCGCGGCACCGCCGCTGATCATCGGAGCTGCCGTCGGGCTGTCCCCCGCCCAACTCACCACCCTGCTCGCCGCCAGCCTCTTCATGGCCGGTGTGGCCACCCTGCTGCAGACCCTGGGCGTGTGGCGGATCGGCTCCCGGCTGCCGTTCGTCAACGGCGTCTCGTTCGCCACCGTCTCGCCGATCCTGGCCGTGGTCGAGGCCAAGAAGGGCGCCGCCCTGCCGCTGATCTTCGGCTCCACGATCATCGCCGGCGCCTGCTGCTTCCTGCTGGCACCGGTCTTCTGCCGCCTGGTCAGATTCTTCCCGCCGGTGGTCAGCGGCACCGTCATCACCCTGATCGGCGTCTCGCTGCTGCCGGTCGCGGGCAACTGGGCGCAGGGCGGCAACGCGCACGCCGCCGACTACGGCTCGCTGTCCAACCTGGGCCTCGCCCTGCTCACGCTCTTCTCGGTGCTGGTGCTGCACCGTTTCCTGCGCGGCTTCCTGCAGCGGATCGCGATCCTGTTCGGCCTGCTGATCGGCACCCTGGCCGCGATCCCGCTCGGCAAGGTCGACCTGGCCGCGGTCGGCCGGCTGCCGGTCTTCGAACTGCCGCACCCGTTCGCCTTCGGCGCGCCGAAGTTCGAACTCGCCTCGATCGTCTCGATGCTGGTGGTCATGCTGGTCGCGATGACCGAGTCCACCGCCGACATGATCGCGCTCGGCGAGGTGGTGGAACGCCCCGCCGACGACCGCACCATCGCCGGCGGCCTGCGCGCCGACGGCCTGGCCACCGCCGTCGGCGCCGTCTTCAACGGCTTCATCTGCTCCGCCTTCGCGCAGAACATCGGCCTGGTTGCGCTGACCCGGATCCGCAGCCGGTTCGTGGTCGCCCTCGGCGGCGGCTTCCTGGTGGTGATGGGCCTGATGCCGGTGGTCGGCGGGCTGGTCTCGCTGGTGCCGCAGCCGGTCCTCGGCGGCGCCGGGGTGGTGCTCTTCGGCTCGGTCGCGGTGGCCGGCATCCGCACCCTCAGCAAGGCCGACCTGAGCATCGGCTCCAACGCGATGATCGTCGCCGTCAGCCTCGCCTTCGGCGTGGTGCCGATCGCCTACCCGTCCTTCTACCACGCGCTCCCCGAGCAGGTGTCCACCCTGCTCAGCTCCGGCATCTCGGCCGGCTGCCTGCTCGCGATCGTGCTCAACCTGCTCTTCAACCACCTCGGCCGGGGCCGCGAGGTCCCAC
- a CDS encoding purple acid phosphatase family protein, with protein sequence MDQPNDAPSTNPAEGTVSRRSALRLTATVGGAALAAAPLLAATPAAADAPSGNSGDGTDNGSDNNSGNGSAGAGSPLLLTRPESMGAPAVEGLHLTFGADPTRQMTASWTTDGPVRRPRVQLGSLDGGFGHTVQAETRTYVDGASGRTVYTHHARMQNLRPGAYYTYAALHDGGRPDAGTFRTADRGRHPFTFTSFGDQAVPITTWQPNGKGGYTSVPSGIASPASADIVAGIEQVDPLFHLLNGDLCYANISPDRLRTWQGFHANNTRSARYRPWMPAAGNHENEKANGPIGFTAFQTRFDLPDNGGDDETKGLWYSFTVGSVHVVVLQNDDVAYQDAGDSYVHGYSGGAQQAWLEQDLAAARANRSIDWVVVCMHQVMISSSDANGADRGVREQWGPLFDRYQVDLVVCGHEHDYERSLPVRGVVSGSETLTPNPVSTATDVMDTSQGTVHMVLGGGGTSSPSNASFFQPAKAKVVTGVGAVGANGKRAPIYVFEDAPWIGNRDLDHSYGFAAFTVDPGTRPGATTSIHVTYYTVAQPDGSISPLETFVLQRKRSDG encoded by the coding sequence ATGGACCAGCCCAATGACGCCCCTTCGACGAACCCCGCGGAGGGCACCGTGAGCCGGCGCAGCGCGCTGCGGCTGACCGCCACGGTGGGGGGCGCCGCGCTGGCCGCCGCACCGCTGCTGGCCGCCACTCCGGCGGCCGCTGACGCACCGTCGGGCAACTCCGGCGACGGCACCGACAACGGCTCCGACAACAACTCCGGCAACGGCAGCGCCGGCGCCGGCTCGCCGCTGCTGCTGACCCGCCCCGAGTCGATGGGCGCGCCGGCCGTCGAGGGCCTGCACCTGACCTTCGGCGCCGACCCGACCCGGCAGATGACCGCCTCCTGGACCACGGACGGCCCGGTGCGCCGCCCCCGGGTCCAACTCGGCAGCCTGGACGGCGGGTTCGGCCACACGGTGCAGGCCGAGACCCGCACCTACGTGGACGGCGCCAGTGGCCGCACCGTCTACACCCACCACGCCCGGATGCAGAACCTGCGCCCGGGCGCCTACTACACCTACGCCGCGCTGCACGACGGCGGCCGGCCGGACGCGGGCACCTTCCGCACCGCCGACCGCGGCCGGCACCCGTTCACCTTCACCAGCTTCGGCGACCAGGCGGTGCCGATCACCACCTGGCAGCCGAACGGCAAGGGCGGCTACACCTCGGTGCCCAGCGGCATCGCCTCCCCCGCCTCGGCCGACATCGTGGCCGGCATCGAGCAGGTGGACCCGCTCTTCCACCTGCTCAACGGCGACCTCTGCTACGCCAACATCTCGCCGGACCGGCTGCGCACCTGGCAGGGCTTCCACGCCAACAACACCCGCTCGGCCCGCTACCGCCCGTGGATGCCGGCGGCCGGCAACCACGAGAACGAGAAGGCCAACGGCCCGATCGGCTTCACCGCCTTCCAGACCCGGTTCGACCTGCCGGACAACGGCGGTGACGACGAGACCAAGGGCCTCTGGTACTCCTTCACCGTCGGCTCGGTGCACGTGGTGGTGCTGCAGAACGACGACGTGGCCTACCAGGACGCCGGCGACAGCTACGTGCACGGCTACAGCGGCGGCGCCCAGCAGGCCTGGCTGGAGCAGGACCTGGCGGCGGCCCGGGCGAACCGGTCGATCGACTGGGTGGTGGTCTGCATGCACCAGGTGATGATCAGCTCCTCGGACGCCAACGGCGCCGACCGCGGGGTGCGCGAGCAGTGGGGCCCGCTCTTCGACCGCTACCAGGTCGACCTGGTGGTCTGCGGGCACGAGCACGACTACGAGCGCTCGCTGCCGGTGCGCGGCGTGGTCTCCGGCTCGGAGACGCTGACCCCGAACCCGGTCTCCACCGCGACCGACGTGATGGACACCTCGCAGGGCACCGTGCACATGGTGCTGGGCGGCGGCGGCACCTCCTCGCCGTCCAACGCCTCGTTCTTCCAGCCGGCCAAGGCCAAGGTGGTCACCGGGGTCGGCGCGGTGGGCGCCAACGGCAAGCGCGCGCCGATCTACGTGTTCGAGGACGCGCCGTGGATCGGCAACCGCGACCTGGACCACTCCTACGGCTTCGCGGCCTTCACGGTGGACCCGGGCACCCGGCCGGGCGCGACCACGAGCATCCACGTCACGTATTACACGGTGGCCCAGCCGGACGGGTCGATCAGCCCGCTGGAGACCTTCGTGCTGCAGCGCAAGCGCTCCGACGGCTGA
- the trpS gene encoding tryptophan--tRNA ligase, protein MTLAHPRVLTGDRPTGRFHLGHYFGTLQNRVRLQSEGAELFVVIADYQVLTDRDVAERLAEYVEELVLDYLAIGIDPERAVIFTHSAVPGLNQLLLPFLSLISASELHRNPTVKDEIAHSQQAAVSGLMLTYPVHQAADILFCKPGLVPVGQDQLPHLEATRTIARRFNARYAPPGSPVFPEPQALLSAAPRLLGTDGGKMSKSRDNAVTLAATEDETAQLLRGAKTDADRRISYDPVGRPEVSSLLLLGALCQGRDPQSLAEEIGDGGAARLKSTVTDAVNDYFRPIRARRAELATDRGHLRAVLTRGNARANEIADRTLAQVLEVMGMRY, encoded by the coding sequence ATGACCCTGGCCCACCCGCGCGTGCTCACCGGCGACCGCCCGACCGGCCGCTTCCACCTCGGCCACTACTTCGGCACCCTGCAGAACCGGGTCCGGCTGCAGTCCGAGGGCGCCGAACTCTTCGTGGTGATCGCCGACTACCAGGTGCTCACCGACCGCGACGTGGCCGAGCGACTGGCCGAGTACGTCGAGGAGTTGGTGCTCGACTACCTGGCGATCGGGATCGACCCGGAACGCGCCGTGATCTTCACGCACAGCGCGGTACCCGGCCTCAACCAGCTGCTGCTGCCCTTCCTCAGCCTGATCAGCGCCTCCGAGCTGCACCGCAACCCGACCGTCAAGGACGAGATCGCGCACTCCCAACAGGCGGCCGTGAGCGGCCTGATGCTCACCTACCCGGTCCACCAGGCGGCCGACATCCTGTTCTGCAAGCCCGGGCTGGTGCCGGTCGGCCAGGACCAGCTGCCCCACCTGGAGGCCACCCGGACCATCGCCCGCCGCTTCAACGCCCGCTACGCGCCGCCCGGTTCACCCGTCTTCCCGGAACCCCAGGCACTGCTCTCGGCCGCGCCGAGACTGCTCGGCACCGACGGCGGCAAGATGAGCAAGAGCCGCGACAACGCCGTCACGCTGGCCGCGACCGAGGACGAGACCGCCCAACTGCTGCGCGGCGCCAAGACCGACGCCGACCGCCGGATCAGCTATGACCCGGTCGGCCGCCCCGAGGTGTCCAGCCTGCTGCTGCTCGGCGCGCTCTGCCAGGGCCGCGATCCGCAGTCGCTCGCCGAGGAGATCGGCGACGGCGGTGCGGCCCGGCTGAAGTCCACGGTCACCGACGCCGTGAACGACTACTTCCGGCCGATCCGCGCGCGCCGCGCCGAGCTCGCCACCGACCGCGGCCACCTGCGCGCCGTGCTCACCCGGGGCAACGCCCGGGCCAACGAGATCGCCGACCGCACGCTCGCGCAGGTGCTGGAAGTGATGGGGATGCGCTACTGA